From Gemmatimonadota bacterium, the proteins below share one genomic window:
- a CDS encoding CCA tRNA nucleotidyltransferase: MNTARPSAPAAVSWITRTLEEAGHDTWAVGGAVRDALMGRRSGDWDLTTQARPDQLQKLFQRTVPIGIEHGTVGVLARDGTMFEVTTFRKDVETDGRHAVVAFADRVEDDLARRDFTINAIAWHPLREELLDPFRGIEDLEAGVLRTVGIAADRLAEDYLRVLRAIRFAGRFALKIEEETWSALCECVRHLPSLSAERIRDELVKVLSADRKPSGALTLYAESGALSVLYPELSELRASIVGDDPWSEKLASVDQLPPGRPYLRLAQLLWGLDPSAVARVLTRLRLSTAQVDEVARRAECAEMPSAEADDEAFRRWLSATGPTRLAAVARLSLARARARHLAGHDDTCDAVVAAWRRARAVLATGPALSVAELEFDGRDLIRMGLRPGPGFGLILDDLLDFVLEDPARNRTEVLESRVGDIAGSGDG, translated from the coding sequence GTGAACACGGCTCGCCCCTCAGCGCCGGCGGCGGTCAGTTGGATCACCCGCACGCTGGAAGAGGCGGGGCACGACACTTGGGCTGTCGGGGGTGCGGTGCGTGACGCGCTCATGGGGCGTCGGTCCGGCGACTGGGACCTGACGACCCAGGCGCGCCCCGATCAACTTCAAAAGCTCTTCCAGCGGACCGTGCCGATCGGAATCGAGCACGGTACCGTAGGGGTGCTGGCGCGGGACGGCACCATGTTCGAGGTCACCACATTCCGGAAAGATGTCGAAACGGACGGTCGACACGCTGTGGTCGCCTTCGCGGATCGGGTCGAGGACGACCTTGCCCGCCGAGATTTCACGATCAACGCCATCGCGTGGCACCCGCTCCGCGAAGAGTTGCTCGACCCCTTTCGGGGCATCGAAGACCTCGAGGCCGGAGTCCTGCGGACCGTCGGTATCGCGGCTGACCGGTTGGCGGAAGATTATCTGCGGGTTCTCCGGGCCATCCGCTTCGCCGGACGCTTCGCTTTGAAGATCGAGGAGGAGACGTGGTCCGCTCTGTGTGAGTGCGTGCGCCACTTGCCGTCGCTCTCTGCGGAACGAATCCGAGACGAGTTGGTGAAGGTCCTCTCGGCAGATCGGAAGCCCTCCGGCGCGCTCACGCTGTACGCCGAGTCTGGCGCTCTGTCGGTCTTGTACCCGGAGCTCTCGGAGTTGCGCGCGTCGATCGTCGGTGACGATCCGTGGTCCGAGAAGTTGGCCAGCGTCGACCAGCTTCCTCCAGGCCGACCCTACTTGCGGCTCGCCCAGCTCCTGTGGGGACTCGATCCATCAGCAGTAGCACGGGTCTTGACGCGGCTCCGGCTTTCCACTGCGCAGGTTGACGAGGTCGCGCGGCGGGCCGAATGCGCTGAGATGCCTTCCGCGGAGGCCGACGACGAGGCGTTTCGGCGCTGGCTGAGCGCCACGGGCCCCACTCGACTCGCGGCGGTCGCGAGACTGAGTCTGGCGCGGGCGCGGGCGAGACATCTGGCGGGGCACGACGACACGTGTGACGCGGTGGTCGCAGCGTGGCGGCGCGCGCGCGCAGTGCTCGCCACCGGACCCGCGCTGTCGGTGGCGGAGCTGGAATTCGATGGGCGTGACTTGATCCGAATGGGGCTACGGCCGGGGCCCGGCTTCGGCCTTATACTGGATGATCTGCTCGACTTCGTGCTCGAAGATCCAGCACGCAATCGAACCGAGGTGCTCGAGAGTCGCGTTGGGGACATCGCAGGGAGCGGCGATGGCTGA
- a CDS encoding SIS domain-containing protein codes for MAGGRCLSTGQPRLTLRPLWCRRQGDCGAPATPWLGRLSGVGLSRPVAGRDILQRRLGEAGGARRRGVPHQPLPHEPEPRVPGRDPASRPTVTPRDRAVGTSEGHDEPGATLSTPDAVIHGHLSALSALSREVSDSMAGEIQALADRVLETILGEGKVMFCGNGGSAADAQHLAAEYVVRFSRERRALAALALTTDTSVLTAGGNDYGFHTIFSRQVEALGRAGDLLILYSTSGESDNLLAAAEAAGRLGIFTAALLAKGGGKLRELVDLPLVVPTESTARAQELHLAIGHIVCELVDSAVSTSD; via the coding sequence ATGGCGGGAGGTCGGTGCCTATCTACAGGTCAACCACGGCTCACTCTCCGGCCGCTATGGTGCCGCCGCCAAGGGGATTGCGGCGCGCCTGCTACGCCGTGGCTGGGCCGACTATCTGGCGTCGGACTTTCACGCCCAGTCGCAGGCCGGGATATACTTCAAAGACGTTTGGGAGAAGCTGGAGGCGCTCGGCGCCGGGGAGTCCCTCACCAACCTCTGCCTCACGAACCCGAGCCGCGTGTTCCGGGACGAGATCCCGCTTCCCGTCCCACCGTTACCCCCCGAGATCGGGCTGTGGGCACGAGTGAAGGGCATGATGAGCCAGGAGCTACGTTGAGCACCCCCGATGCGGTGATCCACGGGCATCTGAGCGCGCTGTCGGCCTTGAGCCGGGAGGTATCGGACTCGATGGCCGGCGAGATCCAAGCACTCGCAGACCGGGTTCTGGAGACGATCCTCGGCGAAGGCAAGGTCATGTTCTGCGGGAACGGTGGCTCCGCAGCGGATGCGCAACACCTGGCCGCGGAGTACGTCGTGCGCTTCTCCCGAGAGCGTCGTGCGCTCGCGGCGCTTGCGCTCACCACGGACACGTCGGTGCTGACTGCCGGTGGGAATGACTATGGATTCCACACGATCTTCTCTCGCCAGGTCGAAGCGCTCGGCCGGGCTGGGGACCTGTTGATCCTGTACTCGACCAGCGGAGAATCCGACAACCTACTGGCCGCCGCGGAGGCCGCTGGCCGGCTCGGGATCTTCACCGCGGCGCTGCTCGCCAAGGGCGGGGGAAAGCTGCGGGAGCTCGTTGACCTCCCGCTCGTCGTGCCCACCGAGTCCACGGCACGAGCCCAGGAACTGCACCTCGCGATCGGACACATCGTGTGTGAGCTCGTCGATTCGGCGGTTTCGACAAGCGACTGA
- the alaS gene encoding alanine--tRNA ligase: MQTAEIRQRFLDFFKEKGHEVRPSSSLVPGDDPTLLFTNSGMVQFKRIFLGQEKVPYRRAVTSQKCVRAGGKHNDLEEVGVTTRHHTFFEMLGNFSFGDYFKKDAIIFAWELMTEVYGLDPDRFYATVHHTDDEAAELWATEVGLAADRIYRLGDKDNFWQMADTGPCGPCSEVHYDLRPTPAPVTSTEEFVELNEAGIIVELWNLVFMQFDRDASGELTPLPAASVDTGAGLERIAMVLQGVDSSYHTDLFAPLIERVAELVGRDYDADSDEGVSYRVLADHARAVAFLLADGVFPSNEGRGYVLRRILRRAVRHAWLLGRREPTLVGVVDAVVDSMGDVYPDLVHRREQLVRTTLAEEERFLSTIDGGMIRFDELVRAEGATIPGEEAFKLYDTFGFPLDLTQLMAEEREVTVDVEGFERALRRQRERSRADRSAAGLGVDSAQTAEDWTTLSEGEQAFVGYESLIADTDVLTYRMGEDSLGLVLEQNPFYVESGGQVSDQGTVRGDGWTLNVANVAKVGSWTALFGPVEGAFPSDPEFVRVSAEVPARVRRDTTRNHTATHLLHAALREVLGEHVVQRGSLVAPDRLRFDFAHAAPMTSEERESVEAIVNEGVWANHSVEISYRTYEEAVQAGAIALFGEKYPDEVRVVSIAGVSTELCGGTHASHTGEIGLFRLVSEAGVAAGVRRVEALTGPGAFAYLKEQEATLGEAASVLKTQPTNLTQRTQQLLAERVELEGLLDELRAQGGSGEQEVAAEAIELDQGSSSYRGIRLRARSADDARKWGDQFLAAGESGVAVLVAEMPGDKQALFAFVSDDLISLGVRADAVVREVATFVGGRGGGRPHMAQAGVEDPARIDEALQSGAKVVRDLLRAGTA, encoded by the coding sequence ATGCAAACCGCCGAAATCAGACAGCGATTCCTCGACTTCTTCAAGGAGAAGGGTCACGAGGTGCGCCCGAGCTCTTCGCTCGTGCCGGGAGATGACCCCACGCTGCTCTTCACGAACTCGGGCATGGTTCAGTTCAAGCGGATCTTCCTGGGGCAGGAGAAGGTCCCCTACCGCCGTGCCGTAACCTCCCAGAAGTGCGTGCGCGCCGGCGGCAAGCACAACGACCTGGAAGAGGTGGGGGTAACGACCCGCCACCACACGTTCTTCGAGATGCTCGGCAACTTCTCGTTCGGCGATTATTTCAAGAAAGACGCGATCATATTCGCTTGGGAGCTGATGACGGAGGTGTACGGGCTCGATCCCGATCGGTTTTACGCGACCGTCCACCACACGGACGACGAGGCGGCCGAGCTTTGGGCCACCGAGGTGGGTCTCGCCGCGGATCGCATATACCGGTTGGGCGACAAGGACAACTTCTGGCAGATGGCCGACACAGGTCCGTGCGGCCCGTGCTCGGAAGTGCATTACGACCTACGCCCCACCCCCGCACCCGTCACGAGCACCGAGGAGTTCGTCGAGCTCAACGAGGCCGGCATCATCGTCGAGCTCTGGAACCTCGTGTTCATGCAGTTCGATCGTGACGCCTCCGGCGAGCTGACTCCGCTTCCGGCCGCTTCGGTCGACACGGGAGCCGGACTCGAGCGCATCGCTATGGTCCTTCAAGGTGTGGATTCCAGCTACCACACCGATTTGTTCGCGCCGCTGATCGAGCGCGTCGCCGAGCTCGTCGGCCGTGACTACGACGCTGATTCGGATGAGGGCGTCAGCTACCGAGTGTTAGCAGACCATGCGCGTGCGGTAGCTTTCCTGCTCGCCGACGGCGTGTTCCCGTCCAACGAGGGGCGTGGCTATGTCTTGCGCCGCATCCTCCGGCGAGCTGTTCGGCACGCGTGGCTGCTCGGCCGCCGAGAACCGACGCTGGTGGGCGTCGTGGACGCCGTCGTAGACAGCATGGGCGACGTGTACCCTGACCTCGTCCACCGTCGCGAACAGCTCGTACGGACGACGCTTGCGGAAGAGGAGCGTTTCTTGTCGACGATCGATGGCGGCATGATCCGCTTCGACGAACTCGTGCGGGCCGAGGGAGCGACGATTCCGGGTGAGGAGGCCTTCAAGCTTTACGACACGTTCGGCTTCCCGCTCGATCTCACTCAGCTCATGGCTGAGGAGCGCGAAGTCACGGTCGACGTCGAGGGCTTCGAAAGGGCGCTCAGGCGGCAACGGGAACGGTCCCGCGCCGATCGCAGCGCCGCCGGCCTCGGCGTCGACTCGGCCCAGACCGCTGAAGATTGGACGACGCTGTCCGAGGGCGAGCAGGCGTTCGTCGGATACGAGTCGCTGATTGCCGATACCGATGTGCTCACCTATCGCATGGGGGAAGACTCCCTCGGGCTGGTGCTGGAGCAGAACCCGTTCTATGTCGAGAGCGGTGGGCAGGTCTCGGACCAGGGCACGGTGCGAGGGGACGGATGGACGTTGAACGTGGCGAACGTGGCGAAGGTCGGGTCGTGGACAGCGCTCTTCGGCCCTGTCGAAGGCGCGTTCCCAAGCGACCCGGAATTCGTCCGTGTCTCAGCGGAAGTTCCCGCTCGTGTGCGGCGTGATACCACGCGCAACCACACCGCGACGCACCTGCTGCACGCGGCGCTGCGGGAGGTTCTCGGTGAGCACGTCGTCCAGCGCGGGTCTCTCGTCGCGCCTGACCGGCTCCGGTTCGACTTCGCCCACGCGGCCCCGATGACGAGCGAAGAGCGGGAAAGCGTCGAGGCGATCGTCAACGAGGGCGTTTGGGCCAACCATTCGGTCGAGATCAGCTACCGGACGTACGAAGAAGCCGTGCAGGCGGGGGCGATCGCTCTCTTCGGCGAGAAGTATCCGGACGAGGTCCGAGTCGTGAGCATCGCGGGAGTGAGTACGGAGCTTTGCGGGGGGACGCACGCGAGTCACACCGGTGAGATCGGCCTCTTCCGTCTGGTGAGCGAGGCGGGTGTTGCCGCTGGTGTGCGTCGCGTCGAGGCACTGACTGGGCCCGGAGCCTTTGCATACCTCAAGGAACAGGAGGCGACACTCGGCGAGGCGGCTTCGGTGTTGAAGACCCAGCCCACGAATCTCACCCAGCGCACGCAGCAGCTGCTCGCAGAGCGTGTCGAACTCGAGGGCCTGCTCGACGAGCTGCGGGCGCAGGGCGGCAGCGGCGAGCAAGAAGTGGCGGCCGAAGCGATCGAGTTGGACCAGGGTTCGTCCAGCTACAGGGGTATTCGGCTGAGAGCCCGCAGCGCCGACGACGCGAGGAAGTGGGGTGACCAGTTCCTAGCTGCCGGGGAGTCGGGCGTGGCGGTGCTCGTCGCGGAGATGCCGGGGGACAAGCAGGCGCTCTTCGCGTTCGTCAGCGACGACCTGATCTCGTTGGGTGTGCGTGCCGACGCGGTCGTGCGCGAGGTTGCCACGTTCGTCGGAGGGCGTGGCGGTGGTCGTCCCCACATGGCCCAGGCGGGGGTTGAGGACCCCGCCCGCATCGACGAAGCGCTGCAGTCGGGTGCGAAGGTTGTTCGGGACCTACTCAGGGCGGGCACGGCGTGA
- a CDS encoding FAD-dependent oxidoreductase: MGRSRGLYMNGVGGTARPGRRVVSAYAVVRTALRRLALEGDREMQPKEYDLIGIGGGTAGLVSTAGAAYLGVSAALVEKSALGGDCLWTGCVPSKALIASARLAHAMRHADELGLESASPAHAFSSVMARMREARGVIEHHDDPQRFRDMGVTVEFGSARFVASDTIEVEGVGRLKSKRIVIATGALPVAPPILGLAEAGYLDHHTIFEVDELASSVAVLGAGPIGIEMAQIFARLGSSVTVIEAEPRILPRDDAELASQLQSILEVEGIEFRLGTRAERIDVDGGSKIVTTDAGGPLVVSEIFVATGRKPAIDGLDLDRAGVETRDGGVVVDDRLRTSNRGIWAAGDVTGGMQFTHVADYMAKTVLRNALIPGSAKVNYDTVPTVTYTDPELAHVGLSHEEAQARGGDTFTYPFDDLDRAIVDGETHGLVKITADKKGRILAASVLGSHAGDLLLPLVLAKKNGLTLNDIADTIFPYPTMAEGVLRASNAFRRTKLDSVSGRVLTKVISWLK; encoded by the coding sequence GTGGGACGCTCCCGGGGCCTCTATATGAACGGTGTCGGGGGAACCGCCCGCCCGGGGCGGCGCGTTGTTTCCGCGTATGCGGTAGTCCGGACCGCTCTTCGCCGACTCGCTCTCGAGGGGGACCGGGAGATGCAGCCCAAAGAATACGATCTGATCGGGATCGGGGGTGGCACGGCGGGTCTCGTGTCCACGGCAGGTGCAGCCTACCTCGGGGTAAGCGCGGCGCTCGTGGAGAAGTCGGCTCTGGGTGGCGACTGCCTCTGGACCGGGTGTGTACCCTCGAAGGCCCTCATCGCGTCAGCGCGGCTGGCGCACGCCATGAGACACGCCGACGAGCTCGGGCTCGAGTCCGCATCGCCAGCGCACGCGTTCTCCTCCGTCATGGCACGGATGCGCGAGGCCCGTGGCGTCATCGAACACCACGACGACCCGCAGCGCTTTCGCGACATGGGCGTCACGGTCGAGTTCGGCTCGGCCCGCTTCGTGGCAAGCGACACCATCGAGGTCGAAGGAGTCGGACGCCTCAAATCGAAACGGATCGTGATTGCCACCGGCGCGCTACCCGTAGCGCCGCCCATACTTGGTCTCGCCGAAGCCGGGTACCTGGACCACCACACCATCTTCGAAGTCGACGAGCTCGCGAGCAGCGTAGCGGTGCTCGGCGCCGGGCCGATCGGAATCGAGATGGCTCAGATCTTCGCGAGGCTGGGCTCGTCGGTCACGGTCATCGAGGCGGAGCCGCGGATCCTACCCAGGGACGACGCCGAGCTGGCGAGTCAGTTGCAGTCCATCCTGGAGGTCGAAGGCATCGAGTTCCGGCTGGGCACGCGCGCCGAGCGGATCGACGTGGACGGGGGCTCGAAGATCGTCACAACCGATGCCGGAGGGCCCCTGGTGGTGAGCGAGATCTTCGTGGCCACAGGGAGGAAACCCGCCATCGACGGGCTCGATCTCGACCGCGCGGGTGTCGAGACACGAGACGGCGGTGTCGTCGTGGACGATCGTCTCCGCACTTCGAACCGTGGCATATGGGCAGCGGGAGACGTCACCGGCGGCATGCAGTTCACGCACGTCGCCGACTACATGGCGAAAACGGTGCTCCGCAACGCGCTGATCCCGGGGTCAGCGAAGGTAAACTACGATACCGTGCCGACCGTCACCTACACCGACCCCGAGCTGGCGCACGTGGGTCTCTCTCACGAGGAAGCACAGGCTCGCGGCGGGGACACCTTCACGTACCCCTTCGACGACCTCGACCGCGCCATCGTGGACGGGGAAACTCATGGCCTCGTGAAGATCACCGCGGACAAGAAAGGGCGGATTCTGGCCGCGTCGGTCCTGGGCAGTCACGCCGGGGATCTGTTGCTGCCGCTGGTGCTCGCGAAGAAGAACGGGCTGACGCTGAACGACATCGCGGACACGATCTTTCCGTATCCTACGATGGCGGAGGGCGTGCTCCGAGCATCCAACGCCTTCCGTCGCACGAAGCTGGATAGCGTAAGTGGTCGAGTGCTCACCAAGGTGATCTCATGGCTGAAGTAG
- the recA gene encoding recombinase RecA has product MTDRNEQKKADQKQKALDTALTQIERAYGKGAIMRMGEDGFSSGIEVIPTGALNLDAAIGIGGIPRGRISEIFGPESSGKTTICLHIIANAQRLGGIAAFIDAEHALDVAYCRKLGVDVDNLLVSQPDTGEQALEIAEVLIRSNAIDIVVIDSVAALVPRAEIEGEMGDTHVGLQARLMSQALRKLTGAVSRSNTSVIFTNQIREKIGVMFGSPETTPGGRALKFYASIRLDIRRIGAIKDGQEVIGNRTRVKVVKNKCAPPFRQAEFDILYDEGISHLALLVDLGVEHDIVDKSGSWFSYGDLRLGQGKENSRLFLIENPDIADEIETRLRATLGLSGAEDAEPEAAASADEPEAAVSTDEPEAAVSTDEPEAAVSADELDGATSSVELIQAAAD; this is encoded by the coding sequence ATGACCGACAGGAACGAGCAGAAAAAAGCCGACCAGAAGCAAAAGGCGCTGGATACGGCCCTCACACAGATCGAGCGCGCCTACGGGAAAGGCGCGATCATGCGCATGGGCGAAGATGGCTTCTCCTCGGGGATCGAAGTCATTCCCACCGGCGCGCTGAACCTCGACGCTGCGATCGGTATCGGAGGGATTCCGAGGGGCAGGATCAGCGAGATCTTCGGTCCGGAATCTTCGGGAAAGACGACGATCTGCCTGCACATCATCGCCAATGCGCAGCGGTTGGGCGGAATCGCCGCCTTCATCGACGCCGAGCACGCACTCGACGTCGCTTACTGCAGAAAGCTCGGCGTCGACGTCGACAACCTACTCGTGTCGCAGCCTGACACGGGTGAGCAGGCGCTCGAGATCGCCGAGGTCCTCATCCGCAGCAACGCCATCGACATCGTGGTCATCGACTCGGTCGCCGCGCTCGTGCCGCGAGCGGAGATCGAGGGCGAGATGGGCGACACGCACGTCGGCCTTCAGGCCCGCCTCATGAGCCAGGCGCTACGCAAGCTCACGGGCGCCGTGAGCCGTTCTAACACCTCGGTGATCTTCACCAACCAGATTCGCGAGAAAATCGGCGTGATGTTCGGCAGCCCGGAGACGACACCTGGAGGCCGTGCGCTGAAATTCTACGCATCCATCCGGTTGGACATTCGGCGCATCGGCGCGATCAAGGACGGCCAGGAAGTGATCGGGAACCGGACGCGGGTGAAGGTCGTGAAGAACAAGTGCGCGCCTCCGTTCCGGCAGGCCGAATTCGACATCCTGTACGACGAGGGCATCAGCCACCTCGCTCTGCTCGTCGATCTCGGGGTCGAGCACGACATCGTCGACAAGTCCGGTTCGTGGTTCTCCTACGGCGACCTACGTCTGGGTCAGGGCAAGGAGAACTCGAGGCTATTCCTGATCGAGAACCCCGACATCGCCGATGAGATCGAAACGCGTCTGCGTGCTACGCTCGGCCTTTCCGGCGCCGAGGACGCCGAGCCAGAAGCAGCGGCGTCGGCCGACGAGCCAGAAGCAGCGGTGTCTACGGACGAGCCAGAAGCAGCGGTGTCTACGGACGAGCCAGAAGCAGCGGTGTCGGCCGATGAGCTGGATGGAGCCACATCATCTGTCGAGCTCATCCAGGCAGCAGCCGACTGA
- the hflX gene encoding GTPase HflX, giving the protein MRTPVERAVLVGAPQGKLEARLVEEHLGELARLTDTAGGEVVGTLTQRISKPNPRFYVGKGKADELKSLVTEREGNLVIFDEELSPAQGKNLEELLDVRVMDRSELILDIFATRARSKEARMQVELAQLQYLLPRLRRMWSHLSRIRGGIGLRGPGETQLETDRRLIGKRIIDLKGKLRQVAKAREMQRKSREGSFRAALVGYTNAGKSSLLSALSGAELFIEDRLFATLDSATRKVELGAGHEALLTDTVGFIRKLPHHLVASFRSTLEEAREGDVLLHVIDASHADWEEQRQVVNDVLADLDLTTSDKILVFNKVDRITHAEEEALRARIRALEPTPAVFVSAHDDATLGALRETLVARIRARLEEVVVRVPIEDGKTIAAIYREAEILDRADESTGVLLTARIPAPLLGRLRSRKGVQVDPVAAS; this is encoded by the coding sequence ATGCGCACTCCGGTCGAGCGCGCGGTGCTCGTTGGCGCGCCGCAGGGCAAGCTCGAAGCGCGTCTCGTAGAGGAACACCTCGGGGAGTTGGCGCGTCTGACGGATACGGCGGGCGGCGAGGTGGTCGGCACCCTCACCCAGCGGATTTCCAAGCCAAATCCGCGCTTCTACGTGGGGAAGGGCAAAGCGGACGAGCTCAAATCGCTCGTTACCGAGAGAGAGGGCAATCTCGTGATCTTCGACGAGGAGCTCAGCCCCGCCCAGGGAAAGAACCTCGAGGAACTTCTGGACGTGCGCGTGATGGATCGCTCCGAGCTGATCCTGGACATCTTCGCGACGCGCGCACGATCGAAGGAGGCGCGCATGCAGGTCGAGCTCGCGCAACTCCAGTACCTTCTTCCGCGACTCCGCCGCATGTGGAGCCACCTCTCTCGCATCCGTGGTGGCATCGGCCTGCGGGGGCCCGGCGAGACCCAGCTCGAGACGGACCGCCGACTGATCGGAAAGCGGATCATCGACCTGAAGGGCAAGCTGCGCCAAGTGGCCAAGGCGCGGGAGATGCAGCGCAAGTCTCGCGAGGGCAGCTTCCGGGCCGCTCTGGTCGGCTACACCAACGCGGGCAAGTCGTCCTTGTTGAGCGCGCTCTCGGGCGCCGAACTGTTCATCGAGGATCGTCTCTTCGCGACGCTCGACTCGGCGACCCGGAAGGTCGAGTTGGGAGCGGGCCATGAGGCTCTACTCACAGACACGGTCGGGTTCATCCGAAAGCTTCCCCACCATCTAGTTGCGTCGTTCCGTTCGACGCTCGAGGAGGCGCGCGAGGGGGATGTACTACTGCACGTGATCGATGCTTCACACGCCGACTGGGAGGAGCAACGGCAGGTCGTGAACGACGTTCTCGCGGACCTCGATCTCACGACTAGCGACAAGATTCTGGTCTTCAACAAGGTCGACAGGATCACGCACGCGGAAGAGGAGGCGTTGCGTGCTCGGATCCGCGCGCTGGAGCCGACGCCCGCGGTGTTCGTCTCCGCCCACGACGACGCCACGCTGGGTGCCTTGAGGGAGACACTGGTCGCGCGCATTCGCGCTCGCCTGGAGGAGGTCGTGGTCCGCGTGCCCATCGAGGACGGAAAGACGATCGCGGCTATCTACCGCGAGGCCGAGATCCTCGACCGCGCGGATGAGAGCACGGGTGTGCTTCTCACAGCACGGATCCCGGCGCCACTCCTGGGCCGGCTCCGGAGCCGCAAGGGCGTGCAGGTGGATCCTGTGGCAGCATCGTGA
- a CDS encoding replication-associated recombination protein A, which translates to MNAPLAARMRPRTLSEFRGQEHLLGEGRAIRAMLDQSSPKSMILWGPPGSGKTTLARLIAAETEVTFVPLSAVSEGIARVREIIEEASTRLQSTGRRTILFCDEIHRFNKAQQDAFLPHVEAGTVILIGATTENPSFEIIRPLLSRAPVYVLDPLSSDELRAILDDAVTSEVRGLGDAGVRFEDDALAFIAEASDGDARRALGVAEAAAQSVGQGGTVDLAAAREALQHRFATYDKSGEEHFNLVSALHKAVRGSDPDGALYWLARMIDGGEDPLYIARRLVRMASEDVGMADPAALQVTVAARDAFHFLGSPEGELALAEATIYLATAPKSNRAYEAWSAALERARETPGERVPLHIRNAPTGLMKELGYGEGYRYDHAEQDGVAPQTYLPERLAGEVFYTPSRFGFEKTVAERLKWWAERRVESGAEDEGAG; encoded by the coding sequence ATGAACGCGCCACTCGCCGCCCGCATGCGGCCGAGAACCCTGTCGGAGTTCAGGGGTCAGGAGCATCTGCTGGGGGAGGGTCGGGCGATCCGCGCGATGCTGGACCAGAGCTCGCCGAAGAGCATGATCCTCTGGGGACCGCCCGGTAGCGGAAAGACGACGCTCGCCCGCCTGATCGCCGCCGAGACCGAGGTCACCTTCGTACCGCTGAGCGCTGTGAGTGAGGGGATCGCCCGAGTGCGCGAGATCATCGAGGAGGCGAGCACTCGACTTCAGTCCACCGGCCGTCGAACGATCCTCTTTTGTGACGAGATCCACCGCTTCAACAAAGCGCAACAGGACGCTTTTCTGCCACATGTGGAAGCCGGCACCGTGATCCTGATCGGCGCGACCACCGAGAACCCTTCCTTCGAGATCATCCGACCCTTGCTCTCGCGGGCGCCGGTGTACGTTCTGGACCCGCTCTCGTCGGATGAGCTACGGGCGATCCTCGACGATGCAGTCACGTCTGAGGTGAGGGGGCTCGGCGACGCGGGCGTGCGTTTCGAGGACGACGCACTGGCTTTCATCGCGGAGGCCTCCGATGGGGACGCACGTCGGGCGCTGGGCGTCGCTGAGGCGGCGGCGCAATCTGTCGGCCAAGGCGGTACCGTCGATCTGGCGGCGGCCCGAGAAGCGCTTCAGCACCGCTTCGCCACCTATGACAAGAGTGGGGAGGAGCACTTCAACCTCGTCTCAGCGCTTCACAAGGCGGTCCGGGGAAGCGACCCGGATGGGGCTCTCTATTGGCTGGCCCGCATGATCGACGGTGGAGAAGATCCGCTCTACATCGCGCGGAGGTTGGTCCGCATGGCCTCGGAGGATGTCGGAATGGCGGATCCGGCGGCGCTCCAAGTCACCGTCGCGGCACGGGACGCCTTCCACTTCCTGGGGTCGCCGGAGGGCGAATTGGCGCTCGCCGAAGCCACGATCTACCTCGCGACTGCGCCGAAGTCGAACCGCGCGTACGAGGCGTGGTCGGCTGCCCTCGAGCGCGCGCGCGAAACCCCGGGCGAGAGAGTCCCGCTCCACATCCGCAACGCCCCGACGGGTCTGATGAAGGAGCTTGGGTACGGCGAGGGATACAGGTATGACCACGCGGAACAGGACGGGGTCGCCCCACAGACGTACTTGCCCGAGCGTCTCGCCGGGGAGGTGTTCTACACGCCGAGCCGATTCGGCTTCGAAAAGACCGTCGCGGAGCGACTCAAGTGGTGGGCGGAGCGGCGCGTCGAGTCCGGGGCGGAGGACGAAGGAGCTGGCTGA
- a CDS encoding SDR family oxidoreductase gives MNDLIDLRGKTAVVTGGSRGVGRATALLLARAGASVGIAYRSRQAEADAVVAQLEGLGVRAWAQRGDLTDAADADALFGRAREEFDGLDIFIGNHGIWPPIDTPLAQMTDEQWHSTMNTNLHSVFYTCRGAARVLQDHGRLVLVGSTAGQRGEAYHADYASTKGAMISLVKGFCIELAPREITVNCVAPGWIDTEMSASAYEGEERERIAKSIPIGRIATAEDVAGPIVFLCSRLGRHITGEILNVNGGAVLVG, from the coding sequence ATGAACGACCTGATCGACCTCAGAGGGAAGACAGCGGTGGTTACCGGTGGCTCGCGTGGAGTGGGCCGCGCCACCGCGCTTCTACTCGCCAGGGCGGGCGCATCAGTGGGCATCGCTTATAGAAGCCGTCAGGCCGAGGCCGACGCCGTGGTCGCTCAACTCGAGGGGCTCGGCGTGCGCGCGTGGGCGCAACGTGGCGATCTCACTGACGCTGCGGACGCGGACGCTCTTTTCGGCCGTGCGCGGGAGGAGTTCGACGGCCTCGACATCTTCATCGGCAACCACGGCATCTGGCCGCCCATCGATACGCCCCTGGCTCAGATGACCGACGAGCAGTGGCACAGCACGATGAATACGAACCTGCACTCGGTGTTCTACACGTGCCGGGGGGCGGCCCGGGTGCTGCAGGACCATGGTCGCCTCGTTCTCGTGGGCAGTACAGCAGGGCAGCGCGGCGAGGCGTATCACGCCGACTACGCGTCGACCAAGGGCGCGATGATTTCGCTCGTGAAGGGCTTCTGCATCGAGCTGGCTCCGCGCGAGATTACAGTGAACTGCGTCGCGCCTGGTTGGATCGATACGGAGATGTCTGCGTCCGCGTACGAGGGTGAGGAACGCGAGCGCATCGCCAAGTCGATCCCGATCGGTCGGATCGCGACCGCTGAAGACGTGGCCGGCCCGATCGTATTTTTGTGTTCGCGACTCGGCCGGCACATCACCGGAGAGATTCTGAACGTCAACGGAGGTGCTGTTCTGGTGGGGTGA